A window from Saprospiraceae bacterium encodes these proteins:
- a CDS encoding T9SS type A sorting domain-containing protein: MSWTKSSYIGSGKGRAAAVVTTGSDENRPFDSWVDTMSVYASFLVKATSEVTTATSGYFFHYVQYMTPSAPVFTSTSTSFRARVYSAPGSSATKFKIGLTFNSTAVTDGGQSADLDVGETYLVVAKYTFISGADNDVVSLYVFKDGDKIDTEPATPTAGPFGKTGTTSAPDLSNIQGVALRQFAANQNIIVDGIYVRNHWNMTTEGTSSASDIVRSSLNIFPNPTSDRLINISNPDNAPVKACVYDIAGRIVLDQKVENNQIDLSHCLNGMYVVQLTQSNETVSKKLVLH, translated from the coding sequence TTGTCCTGGACAAAGTCATCTTATATCGGTAGTGGAAAAGGCAGGGCAGCAGCCGTAGTGACTACTGGTTCGGATGAAAATCGTCCATTTGACAGCTGGGTCGATACCATGAGTGTGTACGCATCATTTTTAGTGAAAGCGACTAGTGAAGTTACTACTGCCACAAGTGGCTATTTTTTTCATTATGTACAATATATGACGCCTTCCGCACCTGTTTTTACGTCAACAAGTACATCGTTCAGAGCAAGAGTATATAGTGCCCCTGGATCATCTGCTACAAAATTTAAAATTGGTCTCACCTTCAATTCAACAGCAGTCACGGATGGCGGCCAGTCAGCAGATCTCGATGTCGGAGAAACATATCTGGTAGTAGCAAAGTACACCTTTATTTCTGGGGCGGATAATGATGTAGTAAGTCTGTACGTGTTTAAAGACGGAGATAAAATAGATACAGAACCTGCCACTCCAACTGCCGGACCATTCGGAAAGACAGGTACGACCTCAGCTCCGGATTTGTCAAACATCCAGGGTGTGGCCCTTCGTCAATTTGCCGCAAATCAGAACATCATCGTCGATGGTATCTATGTCCGCAACCATTGGAATATGACTACAGAAGGTACCAGCAGTGCCAGCGATATCGTCAGGTCCTCACTGAATATTTTTCCAAATCCCACATCTGACAGGTTGATCAATATTTCCAATCCAGATAATGCTCCTGTAAAAGCTTGTGTGTATGACATAGCCGGACGAATAGTGTTGGATCAGAAAGTAGAAAATAATCAAATAGACCTTTCTCATTGTCTGAATGGAATGTACGTAGTTCAACTTACACAAAGCAATGAAACAGTAAGTAAAAAATTGGTATTACATTGA
- a CDS encoding carbohydrate-binding family 9-like protein: MKIHHCTLLCLLFTFLLHQQLFAQQSTTSSYQPRAYTCTYLGTGKSINVDGDITESAWQDAVWTDLVAEIEGSKKPKPHLDTKAKLLWDDEYFYIAAEMQETHIWATFDKQDMVIFQENNFEVFIDPDGDTHQYLELEINAIGTIWDLILTKPYSLFGTPISAYDIKGLKKGVKLYGTNNNASDKDEKWTIELAIPWSAIGEISHKRGKPIDGDFWKVNFSRVQWDRDIKSGKYYKQKDASSQKDKPENNWVWSPQGVISMHNPETWGLVIFAKSPNEKLIKSALEVDNIKMQLRKIFLHQQTFYAKHSIYTTTLPADLKQTDFEIRVLGDTFTAKYCKSRICYYIREDGRVWEKKP; the protein is encoded by the coding sequence ATGAAGATACATCATTGTACATTACTCTGTTTACTGTTCACTTTTTTGTTGCATCAACAACTTTTTGCCCAACAATCCACTACTTCTTCATATCAACCCCGAGCGTACACTTGCACCTATCTTGGTACAGGCAAATCCATCAATGTAGATGGCGATATTACTGAGTCTGCCTGGCAGGATGCAGTATGGACTGACTTAGTTGCAGAAATTGAAGGATCTAAAAAACCAAAACCCCACTTAGATACCAAGGCAAAGTTGCTGTGGGATGATGAGTATTTCTATATTGCTGCTGAAATGCAGGAGACGCATATCTGGGCTACATTTGACAAGCAGGATATGGTCATTTTTCAGGAAAATAATTTTGAAGTCTTTATTGATCCTGATGGAGACACACATCAATATCTGGAATTGGAGATCAATGCTATCGGTACTATCTGGGATTTAATATTGACAAAACCTTACAGCTTGTTTGGCACACCGATCAGTGCATATGACATCAAAGGGCTTAAAAAAGGGGTAAAACTCTATGGCACCAATAATAATGCATCTGATAAGGATGAAAAATGGACCATCGAGCTGGCTATCCCATGGTCTGCCATTGGTGAAATAAGCCATAAAAGGGGCAAACCCATAGATGGGGATTTCTGGAAAGTCAATTTTTCAAGAGTACAATGGGATAGAGACATCAAAAGTGGAAAATATTATAAACAAAAAGATGCTTCATCCCAAAAAGACAAACCCGAAAACAATTGGGTCTGGTCACCTCAAGGGGTGATATCAATGCACAATCCTGAGACATGGGGTTTGGTTATCTTCGCTAAATCGCCCAATGAAAAACTGATTAAATCTGCACTTGAAGTAGATAACATCAAAATGCAGCTTAGAAAAATATTTCTGCATCAGCAGACATTTTATGCAAAACATAGCATATATACCACGACACTTCCGGCAGACCTGAAACAGACGGATTTTGAAATCAGGGTACTGGGAGATACTTTTACAGCGAAGTACTGCAAAAGCCGGATTTGCTACTACATCAGGGAAGATGGCAGAGTGTGGGAAAAAAAGCCATAA
- a CDS encoding family 10 glycosylhydrolase: MDKRTFLKNTALATTGLILGNQLTSCKIPQSPPKKYKNWVWAHPHVNWSADTWKMKVDKAVESGIHAMLVEVYNGTNTFYEGGQLPMVANVLEKIIPACQSSGMELHAWMWTMPCNAPQIVEKHPEWYAYNGLGQPAHTHPAYVSYYKFLCPCHPGAQEFIKGNVTALSKISELAGVHLDYVRLPDAIIAEGLQPKYNIVQDKEYPPYDYSYSPSCREKFKAKHGIDPLTDIKEPASHKEWVQFRRDSVTHLVNDILVPEAKKYNKQVTAAVFPNWENVRQEWHRWNLDGFLPMLYHNFYLRDMDYIAEHTQKANERLKNKKPVYSGLFIPSIKAEQISQAVAEAQKGKCAGISLFDLASMSDEHWQVLKKVLQA; this comes from the coding sequence ATGGACAAAAGAACATTTCTTAAAAATACAGCTCTGGCTACAACCGGATTAATACTCGGCAATCAGCTGACTTCATGCAAAATCCCGCAAAGTCCACCAAAAAAGTATAAAAACTGGGTTTGGGCACATCCACATGTCAACTGGTCGGCTGATACGTGGAAAATGAAGGTGGATAAAGCCGTCGAATCCGGTATCCACGCCATGCTGGTAGAAGTGTACAATGGTACCAATACATTTTATGAAGGTGGCCAACTTCCCATGGTGGCCAATGTATTGGAAAAGATCATACCAGCATGCCAATCATCCGGTATGGAGTTGCACGCCTGGATGTGGACCATGCCATGCAACGCACCGCAAATCGTCGAAAAACATCCTGAATGGTATGCCTACAATGGACTGGGTCAGCCTGCACACACCCATCCTGCCTATGTATCATACTATAAGTTTTTGTGCCCATGTCATCCCGGTGCTCAGGAGTTTATCAAAGGAAATGTCACAGCACTTTCCAAAATATCCGAACTCGCGGGTGTCCATCTGGATTATGTACGACTTCCTGATGCCATCATAGCTGAAGGACTTCAACCCAAATACAACATTGTACAGGACAAGGAATATCCACCATATGATTATTCGTACTCACCATCGTGCCGCGAAAAGTTCAAAGCCAAACATGGCATCGATCCGCTTACAGACATCAAAGAGCCCGCATCACACAAAGAGTGGGTGCAATTCAGAAGAGACAGTGTGACACACCTGGTCAATGACATCCTGGTACCCGAAGCCAAAAAGTATAATAAGCAAGTCACTGCCGCTGTCTTTCCCAATTGGGAGAACGTAAGGCAAGAATGGCACCGGTGGAATCTGGATGGATTTTTGCCTATGCTGTACCACAATTTCTATTTGCGGGATATGGACTACATCGCTGAACATACACAAAAAGCCAATGAAAGGCTCAAAAATAAAAAACCTGTGTATTCGGGTCTGTTTATACCCTCTATCAAAGCTGAACAAATATCACAAGCAGTTGCTGAGGCACAAAAAGGAAAATGTGCAGGTATATCTCTATTTGACTTAGCGTCCATGTCAGACGAACATTGGCAGGTATTGAAGAAGGTTTTACAGGCTTGA
- a CDS encoding class I SAM-dependent methyltransferase, with the protein MVQTEYNVNEYWSEVAKRIKIRDERDNVIAGDDEPFYRYKRKRFLDLLLKEDYLDKDVLEIGCGPGGNLSSLYPMRPKKLVGADISQNMIDLAKAKLPVDIEITKTDGTSLPFDDNAFNIVFSATVLQHNTNDKMLEELVKEMCRVCNQNLYIYESISPVLTGEMLCKWRPQSYYIQLMEGLGFKWVSTDFINVTVSYYMAGVIRKLLNPKDRKEGEPLNKISIVLQNLLIPVTSILDKIIKSEKDLAQLKFTKIK; encoded by the coding sequence ATGGTACAAACGGAATATAACGTCAACGAATATTGGTCAGAAGTGGCAAAAAGAATTAAAATCAGAGATGAGAGGGATAATGTGATAGCAGGTGATGATGAACCATTTTACAGGTATAAAAGAAAAAGATTTCTTGATCTGCTACTGAAAGAAGATTACCTTGATAAAGATGTTCTTGAAATCGGATGTGGACCGGGAGGAAATTTAAGTTCTCTATATCCTATGAGACCAAAAAAATTGGTAGGTGCTGATATTTCACAAAATATGATTGATCTTGCAAAAGCCAAACTACCGGTTGACATTGAAATTACCAAAACAGATGGCACGAGTTTACCATTTGATGATAATGCATTCAATATTGTTTTTTCTGCCACAGTTTTACAACACAACACCAATGACAAAATGTTGGAAGAGCTTGTAAAAGAGATGTGTAGAGTATGTAATCAAAATTTGTATATTTACGAGAGCATTTCTCCAGTCCTGACAGGAGAAATGCTCTGTAAATGGCGGCCTCAGTCTTACTATATACAACTTATGGAGGGTTTAGGATTCAAATGGGTATCAACAGACTTTATTAATGTCACCGTAAGTTATTACATGGCTGGAGTCATAAGAAAGTTACTTAATCCAAAGGATCGTAAAGAAGGCGAACCGTTAAATAAAATTTCAATTGTTTTGCAAAATTTGCTAATTCCAGTCACATCAATTTTAGACAAAATTATAAAATCAGAAAAAGACCTGGCGCAGCTTAAATTCACTAAGATAAAATAA
- a CDS encoding alpha-L-fucosidase encodes MRHLIILILLITSSFQLIAQHHEYHPDPDTSIHRRLEEWKDLKFGLLMHWGPYSQWGIVESWSICPEDLSWATGGRKPGISESYFDYVKRYEALQYTFNPTKFNPEKWASAAKVAGMKYMVFTTKHHDGFSMFDTKLTDYKITGQETPFSSHPRSNVTKEVFDAFRKENFWIGAYFSKPDWHSDYYWWRKFPPSDRNCNYSVTKHPEQWQKFVDFTHGQINELVSDYGKVDILWLDGGWVRKTSDGEVKKYLADESEGSRWARNPQNQDINMSKIVKDARKKQPKLIVVDRAVTGEHQNYLTPEQHIPDDGLPYPWETCMTMANSWSYVPNDKYKPTNEIIEKLVDIVSKGGNYLLNIGPSPEGEFDSVAYSRLHEIGSWMKTNGEAIYSTRTYDTFKEGDGIRFTKSKDGKTKYIFLFDFPDKAITLTKVSAGKTSRIQLLGSSAKIKWAQKGPNMEINLPAQLMSVSDHVWVLKIVD; translated from the coding sequence ATGCGACATCTTATAATTTTAATATTGCTGATCACTTCATCTTTTCAGTTGATAGCCCAGCATCATGAGTATCACCCCGATCCTGACACCAGCATTCATAGAAGACTCGAAGAGTGGAAGGATCTGAAATTTGGATTGCTCATGCATTGGGGACCTTACAGCCAGTGGGGCATCGTCGAGAGTTGGAGTATCTGTCCGGAAGATCTGAGCTGGGCAACCGGCGGCAGGAAACCCGGAATTTCTGAGAGTTATTTTGACTATGTAAAAAGGTATGAAGCACTTCAATACACCTTCAATCCTACCAAATTCAACCCTGAAAAATGGGCATCAGCAGCCAAAGTGGCCGGAATGAAGTATATGGTATTTACGACCAAACACCATGATGGATTCAGTATGTTTGATACCAAACTGACAGACTATAAAATCACAGGACAAGAGACTCCGTTTTCATCCCATCCACGCAGCAATGTGACAAAGGAAGTATTTGATGCTTTCAGAAAAGAGAACTTCTGGATTGGTGCTTACTTTTCCAAGCCTGATTGGCATTCTGACTATTATTGGTGGCGAAAATTTCCACCTTCAGACAGAAATTGTAACTATTCCGTAACAAAACATCCAGAACAATGGCAAAAATTTGTTGATTTCACGCATGGTCAAATCAATGAATTGGTCAGTGATTATGGCAAAGTGGATATATTATGGCTCGATGGAGGTTGGGTAAGGAAGACATCTGATGGTGAAGTCAAAAAATATCTGGCTGATGAAAGTGAAGGATCAAGGTGGGCGCGCAATCCACAAAACCAGGATATCAATATGAGTAAAATAGTAAAAGACGCACGTAAAAAACAACCCAAACTCATCGTAGTGGACAGAGCCGTCACAGGTGAGCACCAAAACTATCTGACACCTGAGCAGCACATACCTGATGACGGACTTCCGTACCCATGGGAGACCTGTATGACTATGGCCAATAGCTGGAGCTATGTCCCCAATGACAAGTATAAACCGACCAATGAAATCATCGAAAAATTGGTTGACATCGTCTCTAAAGGTGGCAATTATCTCCTGAACATCGGCCCGAGTCCAGAAGGCGAATTTGACTCCGTCGCATACAGTAGATTGCATGAGATTGGCTCATGGATGAAGACCAACGGTGAGGCTATCTATAGCACAAGGACGTATGATACATTTAAAGAAGGGGATGGAATCCGTTTCACTAAATCAAAAGATGGAAAAACAAAATATATTTTTCTTTTTGACTTTCCCGACAAAGCAATTACACTGACAAAAGTGAGTGCCGGTAAAACGTCCAGAATCCAGCTACTCGGAAGCAGCGCAAAAATAAAATGGGCTCAAAAAGGCCCAAATATGGAGATCAATTTACCTGCACAGCTCATGAGCGTATCCGATCATGTGTGGGTGCTGAAGATTGTGGATTAA